One Pseudomonas tolaasii NCPPB 2192 genomic window carries:
- the greA gene encoding transcription elongation factor GreA: MTKYPMTVQGFKALEEEHAHLTKVVRPKLSQDIGTARELGDLKENAEYHAAREQQGMVEARIRDIEGRLQNSVVIDVTTIPKTGKVIFGTTVEIANVETDESVVYHIVGEDEADFKLGKISVGSPLARALIAKEEGDVVVVKTPGGVTEYEIVEVRHV, translated from the coding sequence ATGACCAAATACCCAATGACTGTCCAGGGCTTCAAAGCCCTGGAAGAGGAGCACGCCCACCTGACCAAGGTCGTCCGTCCGAAGCTGAGCCAGGACATCGGGACGGCCCGCGAGCTGGGTGACTTGAAGGAAAACGCCGAATACCACGCTGCCCGCGAGCAGCAGGGTATGGTCGAGGCGCGTATTCGTGACATCGAAGGTCGCCTGCAGAACTCGGTGGTCATCGATGTGACGACCATTCCGAAGACCGGCAAGGTGATTTTCGGCACGACCGTGGAAATCGCCAACGTTGAAACTGACGAAAGTGTGGTTTACCACATCGTTGGCGAAGACGAAGCTGACTTCAAACTCGGCAAAATCTCTGTCGGTTCCCCACTGGCCCGTGCCTTGATTGCCAAGGAAGAGGGTGATGTGGTGGTTGTTAAAACGCCAGGTGGCGTAACCGAGTACGAGATTGTTGAAGTTCGTCACGTCTGA
- the carB gene encoding carbamoyl-phosphate synthase large subunit, translated as MPKRTDIKSILILGAGPIVIGQACEFDYSGAQACKALREEGYRVILVNSNPATIMTDPAMADATYIEPIKWQTVAKIIEKERPDALLPTMGGQTALNCALDLEREGVLEKFGVEMIGANADTIDKAEDRSRFDKAMKSIGLACPRSGIAHSMEEANAVLETLGFPCIIRPSFTMGGTGGGIAYNREEFEEICARGLDLSPTKELLIDESLIGWKEYEMEVVRDKKDNCIIVCSIENFDPMGVHTGDSITVAPAQTLTDKEYQILRNASLAVLREIGVETGGSNVQFGICPNTGRMVVIEMNPRVSRSSALASKATGFPIAKVAAKLAVGYTLDELSNDITGGKTPASFEPSIDYVVTKLPRFAFEKFAQADARLTTQMKSVGEVMAIGRTFQESLQKALRGLEVGVCGLDEKLDLSNPESMSVLKRELTVPGAERIWYVADAFRAGMTVEDIFGMNMIDPWFLVQIEDLIKEEEKVKTLGLASIDRDMMFRLKRKGFSDQRLAKLLGVTEKNLRTHRHKLEIFPVYKRVDTCAAEFSTDTAYLYSTYEEECEAAPSGRDKIIILGGGPNRIGQGIEFDYCCVHAALALRDDGYETIMVNCNPETVSTDYDTSDRLYFEPVTLEDVLEIVRVEKPKGVIVQYGGQTPLKLARALEAAGVPIIGTSPDAIDRAEDRERFQQMVERLNLRQPPNATVRSEDEAIRAASKIGYPLVVRPSYVLGGRAMEIVYQEEELKRYLRDAVKVSNDSPVLLDHFLNCAIEMDVDAVCDGTDVVIGAIMQHIEQAGVHSGDSACSLPPYSLPAHIQDEMREQVKKMALELGVVGLMNVQLALQGEDIYVIEVNPRASRTVPFVSKCIGVSLAMIAARVMAGKTLKEIGFTKEIIPNFYSVKEAVFPFAKFPGVDPILGPEMKSTGEVMGVGDTFGEAFAKAQMGASEVLPTGGTAFISVRDDDKPLVAGVARDLINLGFEVVATAGTAKLIEAAGLKVRRVNKVTEGRPHVVDMIKNDEVTLIINTTEGRQSIADSYSIRRNALQHKIYCTTTIAAGEAICEALKFGPEKTVRRLQDLHAGLKA; from the coding sequence ATGCCAAAACGTACAGACATAAAAAGCATCCTGATTCTCGGCGCTGGCCCGATCGTGATCGGCCAGGCCTGCGAATTCGACTACTCCGGCGCCCAGGCCTGTAAAGCCCTGCGCGAGGAGGGCTACCGCGTCATCCTGGTGAACTCCAACCCGGCCACCATCATGACCGACCCGGCCATGGCCGACGCCACCTACATCGAGCCGATCAAGTGGCAGACCGTTGCCAAGATCATCGAAAAGGAGCGTCCAGACGCTCTGCTGCCAACCATGGGTGGCCAGACCGCGCTGAACTGCGCCCTGGACCTGGAGCGCGAAGGCGTCCTGGAAAAGTTCGGCGTAGAGATGATCGGTGCAAACGCCGATACCATCGACAAGGCTGAAGACCGTTCGCGTTTCGACAAGGCCATGAAATCCATCGGCCTGGCGTGCCCACGTTCGGGTATCGCCCACAGCATGGAAGAAGCCAACGCGGTTCTCGAAACCCTGGGCTTCCCGTGCATCATCCGTCCGTCCTTCACCATGGGCGGCACCGGTGGCGGTATTGCTTACAACCGTGAAGAGTTCGAAGAAATCTGCGCTCGTGGTCTGGATTTGTCGCCGACCAAAGAGCTGCTGATCGACGAATCCCTGATCGGCTGGAAAGAGTACGAGATGGAGGTTGTCCGCGATAAGAAGGACAACTGCATCATCGTCTGCTCCATTGAAAACTTTGACCCGATGGGTGTGCACACCGGTGACTCGATCACCGTGGCGCCGGCACAGACCCTGACCGACAAGGAATATCAGATCCTGCGTAACGCCTCTCTGGCGGTACTGCGCGAGATCGGCGTGGAAACCGGTGGTTCCAACGTTCAGTTCGGCATCTGCCCGAACACTGGCCGCATGGTCGTGATCGAAATGAACCCGCGTGTTTCCCGTTCGTCGGCCCTGGCCTCGAAAGCCACCGGTTTCCCGATCGCCAAGGTCGCGGCCAAGCTGGCCGTGGGTTACACCCTGGACGAGCTGTCGAACGACATCACTGGCGGCAAGACCCCGGCGTCTTTCGAGCCGTCCATCGACTATGTCGTCACCAAGCTGCCACGCTTTGCCTTTGAGAAATTTGCTCAGGCAGACGCCCGTTTGACCACTCAGATGAAGTCGGTCGGCGAAGTCATGGCCATCGGCCGTACGTTCCAGGAGTCCCTGCAGAAAGCCTTGCGTGGCCTGGAAGTCGGCGTGTGCGGCCTGGACGAGAAGCTCGACCTGAGCAACCCGGAAAGCATGAGCGTGCTCAAGCGTGAGCTGACCGTGCCGGGCGCCGAGCGTATCTGGTACGTGGCTGACGCTTTCCGCGCCGGCATGACCGTCGAAGACATCTTCGGCATGAACATGATCGACCCGTGGTTCCTGGTGCAGATCGAAGATCTGATCAAGGAAGAAGAGAAGGTCAAGACCCTGGGTCTGGCCAGCATCGACCGCGACATGATGTTCCGCCTCAAGCGCAAAGGCTTCTCCGACCAGCGTCTGGCCAAGCTGCTGGGCGTGACCGAGAAAAACCTGCGTACCCATCGCCACAAGCTGGAGATCTTCCCGGTCTACAAGCGCGTTGACACCTGCGCCGCCGAGTTCTCCACCGACACCGCTTACCTGTACTCCACCTACGAGGAAGAGTGTGAAGCGGCGCCGTCCGGTCGCGACAAGATCATCATTCTGGGTGGTGGCCCGAACCGCATTGGCCAGGGTATCGAGTTCGACTACTGCTGCGTACACGCCGCGCTCGCCCTGCGCGACGACGGGTACGAGACCATCATGGTCAACTGCAACCCGGAAACCGTCTCCACCGACTACGACACCTCCGATCGCCTGTACTTCGAACCGGTCACCCTGGAAGACGTGCTGGAAATCGTACGCGTCGAGAAGCCCAAAGGCGTGATCGTCCAATACGGCGGCCAAACCCCGCTGAAACTGGCTCGCGCGCTTGAAGCGGCTGGCGTGCCGATTATCGGCACCAGCCCGGACGCCATCGACCGTGCTGAAGACCGTGAGCGCTTCCAGCAAATGGTTGAGCGCCTGAACCTGCGCCAGCCACCAAACGCCACTGTGCGCAGCGAAGACGAAGCCATCCGTGCCGCCAGCAAGATCGGCTACCCGCTGGTGGTGCGTCCGTCCTACGTGTTGGGCGGCCGGGCGATGGAAATCGTCTACCAGGAAGAAGAACTCAAGCGCTACCTGCGCGACGCGGTGAAAGTGTCCAACGACAGCCCGGTGCTGCTGGACCACTTCCTCAACTGCGCCATCGAAATGGACGTGGATGCGGTCTGCGACGGTACCGACGTGGTCATCGGCGCGATCATGCAGCACATTGAACAAGCGGGTGTTCACTCCGGTGACTCGGCCTGCTCGCTGCCGCCGTACTCGCTGCCGGCGCACATCCAGGACGAGATGCGCGAACAGGTCAAGAAGATGGCGCTGGAACTGGGCGTGGTCGGTTTGATGAACGTTCAGTTGGCGCTGCAAGGCGAAGACATCTACGTCATCGAAGTCAACCCGCGCGCTTCGCGTACCGTGCCATTTGTTTCCAAGTGCATCGGTGTGTCCCTGGCGATGATCGCTGCTCGCGTGATGGCCGGTAAGACCTTGAAGGAAATCGGTTTCACCAAGGAAATCATTCCAAACTTCTACAGCGTGAAAGAGGCGGTCTTCCCGTTCGCCAAATTCCCGGGTGTTGACCCGATCCTGGGCCCGGAGATGAAGTCCACCGGTGAAGTGATGGGTGTGGGCGATACCTTCGGTGAGGCGTTCGCCAAAGCCCAAATGGGCGCCAGTGAAGTGCTGCCGACCGGCGGTACTGCATTCATCAGCGTGCGTGACGATGACAAGCCGCTGGTTGCAGGCGTGGCCCGCGATCTGATCAACTTGGGCTTCGAAGTCGTGGCCACCGCCGGGACCGCCAAGCTGATTGAAGCTGCCGGCCTGAAAGTGCGCCGCGTCAACAAGGTGACGGAAGGCCGTCCGCATGTGGTCGACATGATCAAGAATGACGAAGTCACGCTGATCATCAACACCACCGAAGGTCGCCAGTCGATCGCGGATTCGTACTCCATCCGTCGTAACGCCTTGCAGCACAAGATCTACTGCACCACCACCATTGCTGCTGGCGAAGCCATCTGCGAAGCGCTCAAGTTCGGTCCGGAAAAGACCGTACGTCGCTTGCAGGATCTACACGCAGGATTGAAGGCATGA